CAGTACGTGGACACCCGCGGGCGGAACCAGCGCGGATGGTACTCGGTGGGGGCCGAGGGTTCGCTCATCGCGCGCTCCATGGCACGAGGAAGTCGTGCAGCGAGTCCAGCGCAGCGGTCAGCTTGTAACGCTGAATGGCACCGGCGGGATCAACATTCTTCGGACAGACCTCGGTGCATTCTCCCACGAAGGTACAACCCCAAATGCCTTCGTGTTCGGAAAGGACCTCGAGTC
This portion of the Gemmatimonadaceae bacterium genome encodes:
- a CDS encoding 4Fe-4S dicluster domain-containing protein, with amino-acid sequence SMCINCMLCYAACPIYGLDQEFIGPAAIALAQRYNLDSRDEGASERLEVLSEHEGIWGCTFVGECTEVCPKNVDPAGAIQRYKLTAALDSLHDFLVPWSAR